CAATATCCCCAGACTCCAGGCCCAGGGCGGGCAGGGGCTCCATGACCTGAGCCGCTTTGACGCCCCACAGGGCGAGCTGGCCGCCCAGGGAGTAGCCGGTAAACCACAGCGGCGCGGGACAGCCCAGGGCCTTGGCCTGGGCGGCGATGCGCACGAAGTCTTCGCCTTCGTAGAGGCCGTCGGAGGTCAAGACCGGGGATAGCTCTGCGCTTTTGCCGTGGGCGCGCCAGTCAAAGAGGACCACGGCAAAGCCTTGGGCGTAGGCCTTGCGGCCCAAAATCCGCAGAAACCACTGGTTTTCGAGGGTGCCGGTGATGCCGTAGGTGCCGACGATGGTGGCCTTCGGATGCTCTGGGATGGCCACCCAGCCAAAGAGCGGAACGTCGCCAGCACCGGTAAAGTAGGCTTCCTGATAGGGCGGCTCGGGCTCGAGGGTGTGGGGCTCCCAGTGCTGGTCATTCCACAGGGCGGTGTACAGGGTCATGGCCAGCCCGCTGCGCAAAAACCAGGGCGGCGAAAAGGCGAAGGATTCCATGAAGTTTTGTGACTGACTGGTTCTATTGTTAACGACAAAGGGCGATCGCCGCAGAAAACGCCCAGGCCGCAGTCCTTCCTAGAGCAGGCGCAGCTGGGTGTTGCCGTCAGAGCGAACCGCCAAAGGGGCGATCGCCTCATCGGTGAGCGCGTCTTCCTCGTCCGTCACCTCCAGCAGCTGCTGGGCCGCCTCCAGCAAGTCAGCCTCGATATCTTGCAGATCTTCGCGGCTGGTGAGGTAGGTTTGCAGGGCACGCAGGGGATCTAGGCTGGCTTCGGCGGCCAGCTCGGGCAGCCGAGGTCGGGCCAACTGGCTGATCAGCTCGGGCTGAATGGTATAGCTGTGGGCCGCTTTGAGGGCTTGGTGCAGGACTTGGTTGTCGATTTGGTCGAGCTGCTCGGAGCGGACCTGGTAAATCAGCCGAATCACGGCCTCGGCGATCGGGGCTTTGGCGATCGCCTTGAGCAGGACCTCCTGGGGCTCGTCCTGGGTGGACACATCGACCCGGAGCGTGCGAAAAGGTCGCGCTGGCACCGGACAAAACGCCATCGTCGTCTCGCCCCGCGCCAAGTTCACCAGCACATAGCCCTTCTCTTCGTCCTCTTCGCTAAAGTCCACCCGCTCCAGACTGCCGGGATAGACCACCGGCGGCGACTCGCACAGCACCTGATGGCGATGCACATGACCCAGGGCCACATAGTCAAAACAGGGCCGCGTCAGCAGCGCCAAAGGAATCGTGAAACCCTTGCCCACCGCCAAAAATCGCTCGGCACCAAAGCGCGCTGTATCCGTCATCAAGTGTGCAAGCAGAACCGTCGGCACCGCCGGATCGAGCTGGCGAATTTCTCCTTCGAGGGCCACGCCTAGCCGATCGATCAAAAGCTGGCTGACGTCGGCTAGGGACATGCCTTCGGTTTCGGGGCGGGTCAGCAGGGTCGAGCGGGTCACCCAGGGCAGGGTGATCACCTGAACCGGGCCTTGGCGGGTTTCGAGGCGATGGGTCGTGAGGCGATCGCCCACCACAAAGCCCGGCACCCCCAGGGTGCGATAAATGCACAGGCTCGCGCCGCCCTGGCCCTGGGAGTGCTGGTCGTGGTTGCCCACCAGCAGCACCGTGGGAATCTGGGCATCGACTAGGCGGCGAAACTGGCTGGCAAAGGCCTCTTGGACGTAGGGCGGCGGCGTGGCATCCGGGAAGGCATCCCCGCCAAACAGCACCAGGTCCACGGGTTCCTTGATGGCGCGATCGATACAGAGGCGCAGGGTCGTGACAAAGTCTTCCAGGCGCGTGTTTAGGCCCGTTTCGGGATTGATGCGGCCGTGGGCAAAGCCGCTGCCCATATGAATATCGGAGAGATGGAGGACTTTGATCATGGCGATGAAGCCTCGGGCCTGGCCCAAGCGGGGGTCTGCGGATGTCGCCTACCACGCTAGCAAAGGAAACGAGCGCGCGACCGGGCGATCGCGGGATTCTACATCGCCCCAGCCCAAGGACTTGGCACGAATCTGGGGTTTCATCTGTATCAAAGCGGAGAGGGTCTGTATCTTTTGACATAGCCCCATGGAGCCCCAGAGAGTCTTTCAAACGCGGCCTTTCTCAGCCAACGCCTCTCTGGCCCTTGAATTTATGTCGTTTACTGCACTGGAATCGTTATGAGCAAGCGCAAGCGTTTTGATAGCCGCTCTGGCAGCCCTTGGCGATCGCTGGCGGCCCTTGCCCTGGTTGTGGCCCCCATGGTCGGGACAGACGCAGCCCTGGCCGAAAAGCCCGAACACCGCAAGCAGCTCCTGGAAACCCGACGCTGCATCAGCTGCGACCTCAGCAACGGCGACTATGGGCGGGCGAACCTCAGCGGCTTTGACCTGAGCAACAGCAACCTCGAGAACGCCGACTTCGAGAGCGCCGACCTGCAACGCACCGACTTTAGCAGCGCGAACCTGCGGCGGGCCGACCTGGAGCGGGCGGACCTAGAGCGGGCGGACTTTCAAAGCGCCATTCTCAACGGGGCAGACCTGAGCAACAGCGACTTGAGCTATGCCAACTTGAGCAATAGCGATCTGAGCTATGCCGACCTGTCGGGCAGCGACCTAGACGGCGCCAACTTTTGGGGCGCGAATCTTTTCCAGGCCAACTTCGATCGCACCAATCTGAGCAATATTTCTCTCAATGGGGCGCGCCTGGAAGGGGCCAACCTGAGCAATGCTTACTTGTCGGAGTACACGCTGCGATCGGCTCGCCTAAGCGGGGTCAACCTGCGGGGGGCCAACCTGAGTAACTTCAATCTCAATGGCGTCGATCTGAGCAATGCAGACCTCAGCGGGGCAAACCTGGCGGGCGCAAATCTGCGCGGGGCCAATCTGCGGGGCACCAACATTGACGGGGCGAACCTGAATGGCGCTGATCTGCGGGGGGCCGACGTGGACTTTCGCAGTGTGCCCACGGGGAATTTTCAGGCGGAGGCCAGTGACTTTAGCCGGTGGGGCGAGAGCCTGTTTCGGCGCGGGGACCAGCGGGGGGCGATCGCCTTTTACGAGCGCGCCTTGAGCCTGGAGCCCAACAATGTCGCCGTGATCGTCAGCCGGGGCAACGCTCTGCGCGCCATGCGGGACTATCCGGGAGCCCTGGCGGACTACGAGCGGGCGATCGCCATCAACAGCAACTACGCCCCGGCCTACAACAACCGCGGCCTGGTCTATCGCTACCAAAACAACCTAGAAGGGGCGATCGCCGAATATGGCCGCGCCATCGAGGCAGACCCCAGCTACGCCGAGGCCTACAACAACCGGGCCTATGCCTACGCCGCCCAGCGCAACTACGAGCAGGTGATCGCCGATGCGTCCCAGGCGATTCGCATCAACGGTAAGTACGCTGCGGCCTACAACGTGCGCAGCCTCGCCCGCTTCGAAAAAGGAGACTACCAGGGCGCCCTCGAAGACGGCCACCGCGCCATTGACTCCTCGGACGGGTACGCCGACGCCTTCTTTAACCGGGGTCGCGCCCGCCTGCGCCTGGGCGACCCGCGAGAAGCGACCAAAGACCTCGATCGCGCTATCGAGCTGAATGAAGGCATGGTGGACGCCTACTATTACCGGGGCCTCGCCCGCTTCGATCGCGAAAAATACGAGGACGCAGTCAAGGACTACGATCGCGTCCTCAGCCGCGACCCCAGCTACGCCGCCGCTTACCACCACCGGGGCTTGGCCTACCAGCAGCTCAAGAAAATGCCCCAGGCAATCGCCGACTGGCAGCAGGCGATCGCCCTCTACGAGCGGCAAAGCAACATCGAGCAGCAGGACATCGTCCAAGCGCTGCTCGACCAGGTCCAGGGTCCAGGCACAGTTCCCAACCGCACCGTGCCGACGACTGCCCCAAGCCCCTAGGGCGATTCCTAGGTGGTGTACTCGGCGTTGATGCGCACGTAGTCGTAGCTGAGATCGCAGCCCCAAGCCGTCCCCTGACCGGGTCCAGCACCGATCTTGACGGCGATCGCCACGGTATCTCCTTGCAGATAGACCCCCTGGGCCGCCTGCTTGAGATAGTCGCTGGCCGCCGCCCGGTCAAAGGCCAGAGGCTGGCCCCGGTCCATCAGCAAAAAGTCACCCAGCTTGATTTGCAGCTCGTCTTGATCGAAGGGCACATCGGCTCGGCCCGCCGCCGCCGCGATCCGGCCCCAGTTTGGGTCGCGGCCAAAAATCGCCGACTTCACCAGAGACGATCCGGCAATGGTGCGGGCCACCTTGCGAGCCGAGACATCGTCCGGAGCGCCGCTCACCTGGACCTCGACCAGGCAGGTTGCGCCCTCGCCGTCGCGGGCGATCGCCTTGGCCAGGTGAATACACACCGCCGTCAGCATCGCCTCTAGGCGCTCCGCCTCCGGCCCCATCTCGGTGATCGCCGGAGTCCGGGACTGGCCATTGGCCAAGGCAATCAGAGAATCATTGGTGCTGGTGTCCCCGTCCACCGTGATTTGGTTAAAGCTGCGCTCCGCCGCTCGGCTGACCATCTGCTGCCACAGGTGAGGCGCGACCGAGGCGTCGCAGGTCACAAAAGCGAGCATCGTCGCCATGTTGGGATGGATCATGCCCGAGCCCTTGGCGATGCCGCCGATGCGCACGGGGCGGCTTTCCTTGGCAGCGGTGCTGCGGACCGGCAGGTGGGTCTCAAGGGCGATCGCCTTCGTCACCAGATCCGTGGTGATGATGGCCTGGGAAGCCTGGTCCGATCCGGTGCTAGAAGCCGCTTCGACCAGCGCCGGAATGCCCGATCGCATCGCGTCCATCTTGATGCGCTGGCCGATCACCCCCGTCGAAGCCACCAGCACCGTGTCTGCTGGAATCTTCAGGGCCTGGGCCAGCAGCTCGGCGCTTTCGAGGGCGTCTCGCCAGCCCTGCTCGCCGGTGCCTGCATTTGCCTGACCGGCATTACACAAAATGGCTCGCGCGCTAAGCTTAGCTTGCAATCGCTGACGGCAGTAGTCCACACAGGCAGCGCGAACCTGGCTCGTCGTGAAGACACCCGCCGCGATCGCATCCACTTCTGAATAGATCAAGGCCAAGTCCGGTGCTCCCGAAGGCTTGAGTCCCGCCGTGATGCCCGCTGCCTGGTACCCCTTGGGAGCCGTCACGCCCCCCGGAATTTCCTGCCAATCCGCCATGGTTTCTCCTTCACCGTCAGATTGCTTGAGAGCGGATTATATCAGCCTTTGAGCGATCGCTTGTGCCAGCGCAGCCGGGACGCAAACCCCCACAAAAGGAAAAGGGGAGCCCCGCCAAAGCGAACCTCCCCTTACATCAGGGTGCATCTACTTATCACAGTATGCCATTGAGGGGGTGAGGGGTGATACCCCCTTTATCTAACTTTTAAGTTCGCCGCCAAAAGATCTGGATTCTCAGACATCCAAACA
This genomic stretch from Geitlerinema sp. PCC 7407 harbors:
- a CDS encoding YheT family hydrolase — protein: MESFAFSPPWFLRSGLAMTLYTALWNDQHWEPHTLEPEPPYQEAYFTGAGDVPLFGWVAIPEHPKATIVGTYGITGTLENQWFLRILGRKAYAQGFAVVLFDWRAHGKSAELSPVLTSDGLYEGEDFVRIAAQAKALGCPAPLWFTGYSLGGQLALWGVKAAQVMEPLPALGLESGDIGGGAVICPNLDSNRSLTYLVRHPLGRYLEQAIAKGLKKLAWQLHDQHPGHFDPAAIERANSIRGFDHELVIERLGFASVEEYYDASSPLPILPVLNKSTLILYAADDPLFDPSVAADLKAACAGNSAITLALTQYGGHVGYFSSRRCQQQYGDRDPWWAWNRVLDWIRPKIGY
- the sbcD gene encoding exonuclease subunit SbcD is translated as MIKVLHLSDIHMGSGFAHGRINPETGLNTRLEDFVTTLRLCIDRAIKEPVDLVLFGGDAFPDATPPPYVQEAFASQFRRLVDAQIPTVLLVGNHDQHSQGQGGASLCIYRTLGVPGFVVGDRLTTHRLETRQGPVQVITLPWVTRSTLLTRPETEGMSLADVSQLLIDRLGVALEGEIRQLDPAVPTVLLAHLMTDTARFGAERFLAVGKGFTIPLALLTRPCFDYVALGHVHRHQVLCESPPVVYPGSLERVDFSEEDEEKGYVLVNLARGETTMAFCPVPARPFRTLRVDVSTQDEPQEVLLKAIAKAPIAEAVIRLIYQVRSEQLDQIDNQVLHQALKAAHSYTIQPELISQLARPRLPELAAEASLDPLRALQTYLTSREDLQDIEADLLEAAQQLLEVTDEEDALTDEAIAPLAVRSDGNTQLRLL
- a CDS encoding pentapeptide repeat-containing protein — protein: MSKRKRFDSRSGSPWRSLAALALVVAPMVGTDAALAEKPEHRKQLLETRRCISCDLSNGDYGRANLSGFDLSNSNLENADFESADLQRTDFSSANLRRADLERADLERADFQSAILNGADLSNSDLSYANLSNSDLSYADLSGSDLDGANFWGANLFQANFDRTNLSNISLNGARLEGANLSNAYLSEYTLRSARLSGVNLRGANLSNFNLNGVDLSNADLSGANLAGANLRGANLRGTNIDGANLNGADLRGADVDFRSVPTGNFQAEASDFSRWGESLFRRGDQRGAIAFYERALSLEPNNVAVIVSRGNALRAMRDYPGALADYERAIAINSNYAPAYNNRGLVYRYQNNLEGAIAEYGRAIEADPSYAEAYNNRAYAYAAQRNYEQVIADASQAIRINGKYAAAYNVRSLARFEKGDYQGALEDGHRAIDSSDGYADAFFNRGRARLRLGDPREATKDLDRAIELNEGMVDAYYYRGLARFDREKYEDAVKDYDRVLSRDPSYAAAYHHRGLAYQQLKKMPQAIADWQQAIALYERQSNIEQQDIVQALLDQVQGPGTVPNRTVPTTAPSP
- the argJ gene encoding bifunctional ornithine acetyltransferase/N-acetylglutamate synthase, producing the protein MADWQEIPGGVTAPKGYQAAGITAGLKPSGAPDLALIYSEVDAIAAGVFTTSQVRAACVDYCRQRLQAKLSARAILCNAGQANAGTGEQGWRDALESAELLAQALKIPADTVLVASTGVIGQRIKMDAMRSGIPALVEAASSTGSDQASQAIITTDLVTKAIALETHLPVRSTAAKESRPVRIGGIAKGSGMIHPNMATMLAFVTCDASVAPHLWQQMVSRAAERSFNQITVDGDTSTNDSLIALANGQSRTPAITEMGPEAERLEAMLTAVCIHLAKAIARDGEGATCLVEVQVSGAPDDVSARKVARTIAGSSLVKSAIFGRDPNWGRIAAAAGRADVPFDQDELQIKLGDFLLMDRGQPLAFDRAAASDYLKQAAQGVYLQGDTVAIAVKIGAGPGQGTAWGCDLSYDYVRINAEYTT